From Onychostoma macrolepis isolate SWU-2019 chromosome 19, ASM1243209v1, whole genome shotgun sequence, a single genomic window includes:
- the LOC131526017 gene encoding uncharacterized protein LOC131526017 isoform X3: MENVMLFCVFSYLIVQITSSDVSEHDVSVLRFQLNESITLNCSFTDMHDMAWYHQNPESGRLTILIFARSIGTKLFTDYQNSRLTITADMLTKTASLVITGLIQSDSGLYFCGTRSVNSDMRFGNPIRIQIEEKLTDSEDEAHSDAEITGLFRSLLAMFQDMM, from the exons ATGGAGAATGTCATgctcttttgtgttttttcataCTTGATTGTTCAGATCACTTCTAGCG ATGTTTCAGAACATGATGTGAGTGTGTTAAGATTTCAGCTGAATGAAAGCATCACTCTGAACTGCAGCTTCACCGACATGCATGATATGGCCTGGTATCACCAGAATCCTGAATCTGGACGACTAACAATACTGATATTTGCCAGAAGCATCGGAACAAAGCTATTTACAGACTATCAAAACAGTCGTCTGACAATTACAGCAGATATGCTGACCAAAACAGCCTCACTAGTTATTACTGGACTAATACAGTCAGATTCAGGTCTTTATTTCTGTGGAACAAGATCAGTGAATTCAGATATGCGCTTTGGAAACCCCATCAGAATACAGATCGAGG aAAAGCTGACAGACAGTGAGGACGAAGCTCATTCTGATGCTGAGATCACAG GATTATTCAGATCACTTCTAGCG ATGTTTCAGGACATGATGTGA
- the LOC131526017 gene encoding uncharacterized protein LOC131526017 isoform X2: MFFPDVSEHDVSVLRFQLNESITLNCSFTDMHDMAWYHQNPESGRLTILIFARSIGTKLFTDYQNSRLTITADMLTKTASLVITGLIQSDSGLYFCGTRSVNSDMRFGNPIRIQIEEKLTDSEDEAHSDAEITDGLTLMERVLIFGGVGLAVFVFFLVIIIAGRNIYYHGWQKGWTAAEYAGLSDQKSPK; this comes from the exons ATGTTTTTTCCAGATGTTTCAGAACATGATGTGAGTGTGTTAAGATTTCAGCTGAATGAAAGCATCACTCTGAACTGCAGCTTCACCGACATGCATGATATGGCCTGGTATCACCAGAATCCTGAATCTGGACGACTAACAATACTGATATTTGCCAGAAGCATCGGAACAAAGCTATTTACAGACTATCAAAACAGTCGTCTGACAATTACAGCAGATATGCTGACCAAAACAGCCTCACTAGTTATTACTGGACTAATACAGTCAGATTCAGGTCTTTATTTCTGTGGAACAAGATCAGTGAATTCAGATATGCGCTTTGGAAACCCCATCAGAATACAGATCGAGG aAAAGCTGACAGACAGTGAGGACGAAGCTCATTCTGATGCTGAGATCACAG aCGGGCTGACGCTGATGGAGCGTGTGCTGATATTCGGTGGTGTTGGTCtggctgtgtttgtgttttttctggTTATAATCATTGCAGGAAGAAATATTTACTATCACGGTTGGCAGAAAGGATGGACTGCAGCCGAATATGCTGGTCTGAGTGATCAAAAATCACCTAAATGA
- the LOC131526017 gene encoding uncharacterized protein LOC131526017 isoform X1, translating to MENVMLFCVFSYLIVQITSSDVSEHDVSVLRFQLNESITLNCSFTDMHDMAWYHQNPESGRLTILIFARSIGTKLFTDYQNSRLTITADMLTKTASLVITGLIQSDSGLYFCGTRSVNSDMRFGNPIRIQIEEKLTDSEDEAHSDAEITDGLTLMERVLIFGGVGLAVFVFFLVIIIAGRNIYYHGWQKGWTAAEYAGLSDQKSPK from the exons ATGGAGAATGTCATgctcttttgtgttttttcataCTTGATTGTTCAGATCACTTCTAGCG ATGTTTCAGAACATGATGTGAGTGTGTTAAGATTTCAGCTGAATGAAAGCATCACTCTGAACTGCAGCTTCACCGACATGCATGATATGGCCTGGTATCACCAGAATCCTGAATCTGGACGACTAACAATACTGATATTTGCCAGAAGCATCGGAACAAAGCTATTTACAGACTATCAAAACAGTCGTCTGACAATTACAGCAGATATGCTGACCAAAACAGCCTCACTAGTTATTACTGGACTAATACAGTCAGATTCAGGTCTTTATTTCTGTGGAACAAGATCAGTGAATTCAGATATGCGCTTTGGAAACCCCATCAGAATACAGATCGAGG aAAAGCTGACAGACAGTGAGGACGAAGCTCATTCTGATGCTGAGATCACAG aCGGGCTGACGCTGATGGAGCGTGTGCTGATATTCGGTGGTGTTGGTCtggctgtgtttgtgttttttctggTTATAATCATTGCAGGAAGAAATATTTACTATCACGGTTGGCAGAAAGGATGGACTGCAGCCGAATATGCTGGTCTGAGTGATCAAAAATCACCTAAATGA